The Erwinia sorbitola nucleotide sequence ATTGGTGGGAAAATGATGTTTCCGGCACCGACAAACAGGGCAAAAGTCATAAAGCCCAGCGCCAGAATATCTTTGGAAGTTAAACGATGTGTCATAAGAAATCGTGTTGCCCGTGATGTTGTAAAAGGTCGTGATGTCAGGTTGTTACTGAAATCTATCCCTCTGCTCGCTCTAAAAACATTGTCACATAAATTCAATACAGTGGAATGCACTTGTTTTGGCTATATCAACAGTGAAAGTGAGCTGGTTATTTTCTGTATACAGGGGGATGACGAAAAAACGGGGGTAAGTAGAACGTTTATAGGGGAGAAAGGCAATACAGGATTGGAAAAGCAGGATGATATAGCGTAAAAAACCACTTAACCAGTGCATATCTTTAGATCTGGCTACGAATGCATTAGATGATTTGTATCTTTTTTATCCGACCCAGGGTTAATTTCCGCATTAAATCCGGGTGAGATGCACAAAAGGCGCGGAAATCCGCGCCCTGTACACAAACTGATGCAGCGATTACCAGACCCGGCTGGCAACATCCACGACCAGACGCACCTTGGCCCACTGCTGCTCTTCCGTCAGGCTATTACCCTCTTCAGTTGAGGCAAAGCCGCACTGCGGGCTGAGACAGATCTGATTGAGACTGACAAACTGCGATGCTTCACGCAGGCGTTTCTCTACGGTTTCTGCCGCTTCAAGCTCACCATTTTTGGTCGTGATCAGACCCAGCACGACCTGCTGTTTTCCTGGTTTGATAAAGCGCAGTGGCTCAAAGCCGCCGGAACGCTCGTTATCGTACTCAAGGAAGAAAGCATCGATATTGACACCGCCAAACAGAATTTCGGCCACCGGCTCATAGCCACCTTCCGAGATCCAGGTGGAGCGGAAGTTACCACGACACACATGCAGGCCAATCACCAGATCGTCCGGCTTCCCTTCGATAGCTTTATTCAACACGCGGGCATAGGTACGCGCCAGCTCTTCCGGGTTGTCACCGCGATCGCGGATCTGCTGTTTTTGATCGTCAGAGCAGAGATAGGCCCAGACGGTATCATCCAGTTGCAGATAACGGCAGCCAGCATCATAGAAAGCTTTAATTGCATCGCGATAGGTCTGCGCCAGATCGTCAAAATAGACATTAAGATCCGGATAGACATCCGCATCGATCACTTTACGCCCGCCGCGAAAATGCAGCACGCTTGGGCTGGGGATAGTCATTTTAGCGACGGCATCACCGCTGATACTTTGCAAAAAACGGAAATCTTCCAGCATTGGGTGGTTGCTGAAGCCCAGCTTACCGGTCACCTTCACACCGCGAGCCTTGGTCTGAACGCCGTTAAACTGAATGCCCTGCTCGGCCTCATAACGCTCTACGCCGTCCAGGCCATCAAAGAAATCGAAATGCCACCAGGCGCGGCGGAATTCACCATCGGTCACTACCTGCAAGCCATTTTCGCGCTGACGGGCAACCACTTTGCGGATCGCCTCATCCTCGACTGCGCGCAGTGCGGCGGCATCAATTTCTCCCGCTTCAAACTGCTTACGGGCCTGTTTAATTTCCGCCGGGCGCAGATAGCTGCCAACCACTTCGGCGCGGTATGGGGTGAATGTTGTCATAATAAATAGCTCCTGGCCTGCACTCGGCACATAATTTAGTGACGTAATAATTACATCAAGTTATATGTAGACTTCTGGACGTCTATATGTCTGTTACTTAAGAGTGTCATGAGAAGTCATCCGCGGCAAACGAGTAAATTTCATGTGAGTTGAAAAATATTCATGTTGTGGCAGGAGCGGGTCAGGCATGCCTGACCCCTACGAGTACGGTTTACATTCGTGAAGTGGAAGTACGCACGAACCCGGCAATACGCAGCTATGCCTCGCCCACAGCGAGTACGGTTTTACATTCATGAAGCGAAAGCACGCACAAACCCGGCAATACGCAGCTATGCCTCCGCAGGGGCGAGGCACGCCTCGTCCACGGCGAGTACGGTTTACATTCGTGAAGTGGAAGCACGCACAAACCCGGCAATACGCAGCTATGCCTCCGCAGGAGCGAGGCACGCCTCGCACACAGCGAGTACGGTTTACATTCGCGAAGTGGAAGCACGCACAAACCCGGCAATACGCAGCTATGCCTTCGTAGGGGCGAGGCACGCCTCGCCCACAGCGAGTACGGTTTTACATTCGTGAAGTGGAAGCACGCACAAACCCGGCAATACGCAGCTATGCCTCCGCAGGAGCGAGGCACGCCTCGCCCACAGCGAGTACGGTTTTACATTCATGAAGCGAAAGCACGCACAAACCCGGCAATACGCAGCTATGCCTCCGTAGGGGCGAGGCACGCCTCGCCCACAGCGAGTACGGTTTACATTCGTGAAGTGGAAGTACGCACGAACCCGGCAATACGCAGCTATGCCTTCGCAGGGGCGAGGCACGCCTCGCCCAGGCATTATTCAGCCAGCATAGCGCGGGCGCGCTGCATCTGCTGTTCCGACAATGGCAAATACCCTGCCTGACTGACCAGAGCCTGGCCCTGCGTTGACAGCGCCAGACGTAAAAAAGCAGCCGTCAGCGGTTCCAGCGGTTTATCCGGCGCTTTATTCACATAGATATAGAGAGGGCGGGCGTAAGGGTAGCGGCCGCTGCGGATATTCTCAGCGCTCGGCGCAATCCACTCATTGCCATTGCGCGCTACCGGCACGATCTTAACACCGCTGATATGAAATCCGGCGCTGGCATAACCAATACCGTTTAACGTACCCGCCACCGCCTGCACAACGGCGGCAGAACCGGGATATTCGCCCACGTCATTGCGGAAATCACCGTTACACAGCGCCTGCTGTTTAAAGAACCCCCAGGTGCCGGATGCGGAATTACGCCCAAAACGTTGCAGTCCACGCGTCGCCCATTCTGGCTGGGTCAGCTCTAAATCCCCCCAGGTTTTCGGTACCGACAGCCCGCCGCAGCGGCGGGTCACGGAAAAAATAGCATCCAGCTGTTGGGCATTCAGCCCGTTCAACGGGTTGTCCTGATTGACCACCACCACCAGCGCATCCATCGCCACCGGAACCGCCAGCGGCTGATAGCCGTAGCTGTCCTCAAACAGCTGGCGCTCTACAGCCTGCATCGGGCGGCTCATGGCACCGAGCTGCGCAGCACCTGCCGCCAGCGCCGTAGGTGCAGTTGACGATCCGGCCGCCTGAATCTGCACATTGACTCCGGGGTACTGACGGTTAAAGCTCTCACCCCACAGGGCCATCAGGTTACCCAGCGTATCAGAGCCGACGCTGGTCAGATTGCCCGCCAGCATTCCCTCTTTCGCCAGCGCCTGCGAACTTACCAGCAACAGCGCCAGCGCGATTAACATTTTCATTGCATGGGTTCCGTGAGACTTAACGCAGGGCATTCTCGGCCAGTTCGGCACTGACAATCAACCTTGGTGGTAATTGAAAGCTGAAACAGGTTTCACGCCCGGGGACGCTGCTGATATCCAGGCGCGTATTGTGGTGGCTGAGGGCATGCTTCACGATAGCCAGCCCCAGGCCGCTGCCGCCGGTTTGCCGTGAACGTGCTTTGTCGACGCGATAAAATCGCTCGGTGAGACGAGGCAGATGTTCCGGCGCGATCCCCGGCCCG carries:
- a CDS encoding cobalamin-independent methionine synthase II family protein, which translates into the protein MTTFTPYRAEVVGSYLRPAEIKQARKQFEAGEIDAAALRAVEDEAIRKVVARQRENGLQVVTDGEFRRAWWHFDFFDGLDGVERYEAEQGIQFNGVQTKARGVKVTGKLGFSNHPMLEDFRFLQSISGDAVAKMTIPSPSVLHFRGGRKVIDADVYPDLNVYFDDLAQTYRDAIKAFYDAGCRYLQLDDTVWAYLCSDDQKQQIRDRGDNPEELARTYARVLNKAIEGKPDDLVIGLHVCRGNFRSTWISEGGYEPVAEILFGGVNIDAFFLEYDNERSGGFEPLRFIKPGKQQVVLGLITTKNGELEAAETVEKRLREASQFVSLNQICLSPQCGFASTEEGNSLTEEQQWAKVRLVVDVASRVW
- a CDS encoding PstS family phosphate ABC transporter substrate-binding protein, which encodes MKMLIALALLLVSSQALAKEGMLAGNLTSVGSDTLGNLMALWGESFNRQYPGVNVQIQAAGSSTAPTALAAGAAQLGAMSRPMQAVERQLFEDSYGYQPLAVPVAMDALVVVVNQDNPLNGLNAQQLDAIFSVTRRCGGLSVPKTWGDLELTQPEWATRGLQRFGRNSASGTWGFFKQQALCNGDFRNDVGEYPGSAAVVQAVAGTLNGIGYASAGFHISGVKIVPVARNGNEWIAPSAENIRSGRYPYARPLYIYVNKAPDKPLEPLTAAFLRLALSTQGQALVSQAGYLPLSEQQMQRARAMLAE